A stretch of Dietzia lutea DNA encodes these proteins:
- a CDS encoding iron-siderophore ABC transporter substrate-binding protein has product MRSRGVVSFVIASTAALVLTACGSSSDDSSAADASAASGSAEYPVVVEHALGTTTIEEAPERVATVAWANHEVPLALGVVPVGMAAANFGDDDGDGMLPWVEEKLTELGGETPVLFDETDGIDFEAVADTDPDVILAAYSGLTQEDYDTLSEIAPVVAYPEEAWATSWRDVITFNAKGLGLEAEGTELISRIEGEIDEATAEYPELEGTATMFMTHIDPTDLSTVNFYTAADTRAAFFEDLGLTTPKAVAEASAGGKFSGSVSAEQLDMFDDVELIVTYGDQELVDTLRADPLLSQMPAVKNDAIVFLDGNGPMGTAANPTPLAISWVLDDYVAQLAEAAGK; this is encoded by the coding sequence GTCGTCCGACGACTCGTCCGCGGCCGACGCGAGCGCTGCCAGTGGTTCGGCGGAGTACCCGGTCGTCGTCGAGCACGCGCTCGGCACCACGACCATCGAGGAGGCTCCCGAGCGGGTCGCCACCGTCGCGTGGGCGAACCACGAGGTGCCACTCGCGCTGGGCGTCGTCCCCGTCGGCATGGCCGCGGCGAACTTCGGTGACGACGACGGCGACGGCATGCTGCCGTGGGTCGAGGAGAAGCTCACCGAGCTCGGGGGCGAGACCCCGGTGCTCTTCGACGAGACCGACGGCATCGACTTCGAGGCCGTGGCCGACACCGACCCGGACGTCATCCTCGCCGCCTACTCGGGCCTCACGCAGGAGGACTACGACACCCTCAGCGAGATCGCCCCGGTCGTCGCGTACCCCGAGGAGGCGTGGGCCACCTCGTGGCGCGACGTCATCACCTTCAACGCCAAGGGCCTGGGCCTCGAGGCCGAGGGCACCGAGCTCATCTCCCGGATCGAGGGCGAGATCGACGAGGCGACCGCCGAGTACCCGGAGCTCGAGGGCACCGCGACGATGTTCATGACGCACATCGACCCGACCGACCTGTCGACGGTGAACTTCTACACCGCCGCCGACACCCGAGCCGCGTTCTTCGAGGACCTGGGCCTGACCACCCCGAAGGCGGTCGCCGAGGCGTCGGCCGGCGGCAAGTTCTCCGGCAGCGTGTCCGCCGAGCAGCTCGACATGTTCGACGACGTCGAGCTCATCGTCACCTACGGCGACCAGGAGCTCGTCGACACCCTGCGCGCCGACCCGCTGCTGTCGCAGATGCCGGCGGTGAAGAACGACGCGATCGTGTTCCTCGACGGCAACGGCCCCATGGGCACCGCCGCGAACCCCACGCCGCTGGCCATCTCGTGGGTGCTCGACGACTACGTCGCGCAGCTGGCGGAGGCCGCCGGCAAGTGA